In Gracilinanus agilis isolate LMUSP501 chromosome 1, AgileGrace, whole genome shotgun sequence, the sequence gCCCAAAAAGGATGCTCTGGGAGGTCCCCCATCATGCAAAGAGGGGATAAAGAGACTGGGGGGGGGAATGTAGCTTGTAAAAGAGAAGATTGACTGgggtggagagagaagggaaatgatagCTGACTTCAAGTAGGTAGAGGCCAGTCATGTGGAAGACAGGAGCTGGTCTGCCTGGTCCTAGGGAGCAAAACTAGGAATTAGGCCTAGAAATGAAAGAGGGAGATTTGGGCTCAATGTAAGGAAAAGCTTCTTATCAATTAGAGCTCTCTGAAAGTGAACGGGATGCCTGGACAGGTAGTGAGTGTCCCATCACTGGCGTTCTTCAAACAGAAGCTGAATGAGAACTTGTCAGGGATTAGAGAAGGGATTGCTGCACAAATGAAGGCTGCATaggatcccttctaattctgggatTTTGTGATCCCCTTCCAACTAGGTATCTTATCAAAAAGAGTCATCCTCTGAGGCAGGATAAGAAATTAGGTTGAATAAACTAATTGCCACAGGTTTCAGGAAGGTGGCCAAGTCTAGTCTACCGATAGGAAAATCAGGGCCCAGATAGAGACATGCCAGGGGTGGGGTGGTAAGTGATGGCAGGAGGGCTGGAAGGGGCCCAGCGCTCTGTGTGGGGCCCAGtgacagagggaggaagggagcacAGTTTCCCTTTCTCACCTGGGAGCCAGGCTGGGTTATAAATCCAAAGGAGGTGAAGGAagcatgtctgtctgtctgtctgtctgtctgtctgtctgtctgtctactgGTCCTAACTCAAAGGCCAAGCGCAAACAGGCCCCAGAAGATGCTGAGGAGCCCGGTGAAGATTAAGCCTGAGGAAGCAGGAGTCCAGGAGGCAGCCCCATTACACAGGTCCGACTGGCAGCAGGATACCTTGGCATTTTGGTTCATGTGGACTTCCTCCAAACTATCTTTGGTACAGACGCTCGCACAGGATTTGTAGACCGTAGTTGGAGAATCTGAACACAACCAGACAGGGAGGAGAGTCAGTAAGCATGCGGGTCCCTTATTAGTTTACCTTGACTTATCACACTTTTCATATCAAATTTACTTGTGCACGCATTCGCTCTTCCCCTTTTAGACCAAAAACTCCTTGATACTTCTTGAGGATGGAGGGTGTACCATTTTCCCTCCCTGGGCTATTAGGGCAGAGCTCAGGGTCCGAGATACAGCAAGTATTTAATCAAGGCTGGTTACATTGAATTGACTCattagtctttattttttatttttaattaaaaaccctcaccttctgtcttagaatcaataatctgtgttggttccaaagcagaagagcagtaagggctaggcaatgagggtcaagtaacttgcccagggtcacaccagattcaaacctaagatctcccatctctaggcctggctctcaatccactgagccacccagctgcccccattagtCTTTATTTTGAGTAgctcccctccctttcctcatccATTAGGAGGCTCCTCTGGTCACCCCTGGTATCCCGCCCACTGATCAATCTCAGGATGTGTAACCCTTAGACTGGAGCCTATATGTCTTCTTTCTCGGGCTCAGCCCCTTCCTGGGCCTCCTCTTCCTGGTTCCCTATTTTCATCCCtatccatgaaatatatttccaaaCTCTCCTTCCCAACCTTCAGGCTCTTCCAATCTGATCCAGCTAACTAAAATCTCATTGGAGGGACTTTAGAAGATATCTGATCCAATCTAGGAATCTCCAAAGTCAAGAAAACCCAGGCCCACAGGCCCACAGGCCCAAGAATAGGAACTAGGGTCTTTGGGGAGCCTCTCTTCCAAACCCCCACATTTTCTAGATAAAAAGCTGGGGGGaaggagggcagctaagtgactcagtgagCTGAAAGctaggactagagacaggaaactgtatgaccctggacaagtcatgtagcCCCCatcacctaacccttaccattcttctgctttggaacccagaCACAGTATTAATCCtaggatggaagagaagggtttaaaaaagaagaaggtaGGGCCCAGAGACCtttagtgacttatccaaggccacaGTGCCAGTAAGTAGTAAGCACAGATTCTGGAATTCTAAATCCAAAGCTTACTCCATTATGCTCTGCAAGCCTCAGAATTCTCATTTGTAACATGTGTCAATGACAAGCCTTATCTCACTTTAGATACTGTCATTAGCATTGTAATTAGTAATATTACTCATATCTTAGAAGGGTTTTTCAAATATCAAATTCACTCTCTTCTCATTGCTACAATTCTCTCCCCACGCTTCCTCCCACTGCTCTGGCACCTTCCATCAAAGAGACTTTCGTTTCTCTTTATTCATTAGTTTATTCAACCTAATTTCTTATCCTGCCTCAGACAACTAGTCATCATGTGAGCCTGGGCAATTTATTTCATCTCCCTGTGCCctagtgtcctcatctgtaaaatgatggtttGGGACTCTGTGACCTCGAAGGACTCTTCCAATCCTAACCCAACGATCCCCACAGCATCCTTTTATTGTACAGGTCCCAAGAGGTCAAGTCTTGGGATGAGCCAAGCTCAGATACTCTAGCAGTGAGACCAGTCAAGCTACCATCCATGGCTGTTTGACATCTCACCCaggatatataataataataaagagccaGAAACCAATGTGGAGCAAGAGCAGAAAAggaacatttcttctttttttaatcaattaattaatttgtaattttttttgccccatgtttatatgattcatgttctttccctcttttcttccatccCACCTCCCTGAGCTGACGAATAATTCTACtgcgttttacatgtgtcattgttcaaaacttatttccatattattaatatttgcaatagagtgatcatttaaagtcaacatccccaatcatatccctatcgaaccaCGGGATAGATCCatcctgtgtttttcttctgcttgtctactcccacagttctttctctggatgtggagagcattctttctcctacatTCAAGAGGAGCATTTCTGAGAAAAAGGCTGGCAACAAAATGAACAGGGTGGCAGAGAAAAGGGACCAGGCCCTGGCAGCTTGGACCTCATTTAGCACATCTAGCCTTATTTCACTCAGTTCTCCTTCTTGGACACTAAAATCCTGCCACACTGGCCTTTCCATATATTAGAATACATAGTATATCACATTAATAAtatatcaattaataaataaaattaattaataatataattatcctATTTGCATATTATGACATGATTATAAGAtattgtatttataatatataaatatatataatgaatcaCATAAGTCTATATAATAGACTTTCCATCTATTGTTCAGTCCTACTCTCTCTTTTCATTGAGCCTGTGGTCACAACATTTCCCATCCCTCAGAAAGACTACTTCCATCTCTATTTattgaaatccttctcttccttgaaAGCTCGATtcagatgttaccttctccataaagccttccctaattttttcttttctttttaacctttaccttttgtcttagaattgatactgaatataggttccaaggcacaagaattTTGAGGGTTAAACAATTGGGGTTCGgtgaccaggatcacatagttaggaagtatctgagaccagatttgaacccaggatttccatctttagacctggctctttattcactgagccaccttgctgcccttccatccccttcttttcctcccacaCACCTTTACCTCAATCCTTACCTGAGCTGAAAGTAGTTTACTTTCTGTGGCTGATAGCTGTTATAGAGAAATCATGGAAAAGCAGGAAATGCTGCAAAGCAGAGACAGGGAGGATTCCAGAATCAACCCTGGAGGGTGAGTTTCTCTGGGGCAGCTGATCTTTCTCTCTTGAGGGAGACAATGTGTGGACTTCACCTGTAGCAGTTTATCTCCTTGGAAGTGGTTGAGTGTGTGTCTGGACTCCTCAGGTGGGCTGAGTGGGTTAGTCCATTAGTCCCCTTCCTTGTGACTGTCCATCTAGTTCCTGTTTTGTTTCCTGATACTATTGTTCTGAGGGGACTCTTACTAAATCCCTGAAGCCAACTGTCAGTGAGAACCTCTCCCTTTTGATGATAACTAGAGTAGGGAAAAAGGCTGGATGGTAAGCAGGTCCAGAGGGCCAAAAGGTAAGAGTCCCAACAGAACAGGAGTAtcaggaaacaaacaggaaccaGATGGACAGCCACAAGGAAGGGGAGTTATGGTCTAACCCACTCAGTCCACCTGAGGAGTCCAGACATAAACTGCTCACAGGTTAAATCCATACACTAACTCCCTCCAGAGAGAAAGATCAACTGCCCCAGGAGAAACTCATTCTCCAGGGTTGTGGAATCCTCCCTGTCTCTGCTTTGTAGCATTTCCTGCCTTTCCATGATTTCCCTATAACATAGCCCTGTGTAgagagagtcaggaaaacctgagtttaaatctggcttcagacatttactagctgtgggaccctgggcaagtcacttaacccatttgcctcagtttcttcaactgtaaaataggcattataatagcatctaccttccaggattgtcctgaggatcaaatgagataatatttataaaagttctcagcacagtccctggcacatagtaggtactatatagaTGTTTATTCCCATTACCTCTCCCTCCAGCTTCCCTAAAGGGAATCAAGTGGCTAACTTACAGGTGCGAATGGTCTTGCAGTAGGTGGCTAGTTCTGGACACCGCAGTGGATTTGAGCAATCATTTTTAGTCGATGTACAGACATGGCAATTCAGGGCTTGGGCTGAAGGGGATCAGACACAAACCACATGTTAGGGATGACCAATCATTGGAAGCCACTCTATCCCCAAGTCCCCCACCTCACCTCCCTTCTGCCTGAGCTCATCCAGACCTGAGAAAATGTTCCCTTCTTATGTACCTTCAAGGTGATTTAAGGCTCTGGCCACAGCTGTTACCATCAAGATGAGGGCTCCTGGGCAGCTTTTCCTCCAGCACAATCCCCAATATTCCCAACCAAATGGCATCACCTATCTGGTGCTCTCCTctgcctctccccctcctcccaaaggACCTAGAACTAGTATTTCTTCCACAgttgaaaaaaaaacctctcaaaATGGAGACTTCAGCAGGATTTAGTCCATTGCAGACTCTTCCCCTCTGTAACATCCTTGACAAATGGTCCTTCACTACCTTACATGTGAACTATAACAATGAGAGACTCACTACTTCCTGAGGCAGCTCATTCCCCTTTGAGAATTCTCTCACTTTTAGGAGGTTTCCCCTTATGTTGAGCCAAAGGAAAACATCCTACATTCTTGGCATCCCTTTCCAAGATGAGATCACCAAAATGAGGTAAGATAAAAGGATTCAGGATCCAAGCCTACAGCCAACCTCCTTGCCTACCTCTGAACACTccctggcttcagacatttactagtagtatgaccctggggaagtcaatctatttgcctcaatttcttcaactgtaaaatgggcttcATAGCATCCTGGAAGTTGGTCTGCTCATTGCCCTTACCAAGTGGCCTGGTCATGATGATGGCTACAAggaatatgacagaaaaggactTCATGGTTGAAAGTGAGAGAGATGGTGGGGGTGGTGTTGAGTTGGGGCAGGAAGTGGTAGCCACAGGTGAGATTCTTCAGCCTGGAGGACACTGTAGGGGACAAGGGGAAAGAGTTAATAGGTTAGCTTCagatccttcccagctgtgtgaccctgagcaaattacttaaccccatttgcctagcccataccattcttctgccttgaaaccaagacTTAGTatgatcctaagacaaaaggtaaaagtttaaaaagaaaaagttaataagAAATTTAATGACTGTTCCTTGGTGGTCTTTATCACCAACTCTAATGCATTCCCACTTTGGCTCACACATTTCCCCACATTCGCTATCTATCAAAATCCTCCTTCAAGACCCAAGACCTGCAGGTAGGCTTTCCTTGAACATTCCAACCAAAAACCATGAGACTAATggatagaaaggatagaaagaattttatggaaggaaaaaaggTCTAGAGgagttaagcaactttcccaagatcacatcaGCAGTAAGTAGCAGAAGCAAACTTTGAAGCAAAGTTCTAAATCTCCATTTTACCATGCAAATTTCTCTTTCCTTGACATTCCACCTCTTGTGGCAATCTGAGCTATACTTCACTCTGTGTTCTGTTAAGTGTGTGAGTCCTGACTTTCCAATAGACTATCAAACTCAACCCAAACAGATATCAtctcctttctatctttctgctcatagagaggcagctaggtggtgcagtgaacaAGATAACTGAAACTGAAGTCAGTAAGAACCCTAggtcgaatccagcctcagacacttatttaaatgggcaagtcatttaacttatctgtctcaatttcctcatttatgggCAGCTAAGAGaaacagtggagagagcaccaggtttggaatcaagaagattcatcttcatgtgttcaaaaatggcctcagatgcttgctagttatggaccttgggtaaatcacttaactccatttgccttagtttccttgctataaaatgggatggagagagaaaaggcaaaccactctagtatctttgccaagaaaaccccaaatagggtcacagagagtcagacaagcctgaaaaatgactaaacaacaacaaaatgaagatATAACAACACCAACTTCCCAGggctattgtaaggatcaaataaaattatatttgtaaagtgcttttcaaaccttagtATTTGCTAACTATTATTTTTAGGCCCTTCATTATCTCTCCTTCCCTGCTGGAAAGTGGTCAAGGAATGTCTAGCTGAATGAACAACCTGATAACCTGTAAATGACTGTCTTTATTCTGATCAATTGTCTCAAAACTGAAGGAACTTCAGAAGACACCTAGTACAATCCAAACCTGAATCAGAAGCATCTTTGATCAATGGCCAGCTAGCCTTCACTTGAAGACTTGGAACAATGGGAAACCCACACTTTTCCAAGTGAGACCAtatcacttttggacagctctaatcgTGAAGAATATTTCCTTACATTAAGCCCAAGTCTTCTTCAAGTTCTATCCACTGTCTTTtaattctgccttctggggccaagttAAACGTGTCTATTCATCTTCCACTTGACATCCATTCAGATACTTGAAAATAGCTCTCATGCCCTACCccactgatttttcttttcttcaggttaaatatccccagttccttcaaccaatcttcaTATGGCATGAACCTGAGATCCTTTACCGTCCTGGTCACTTTCTGAGTCCTGGTCACTTTCTGAACATTCTCCAGATTATTGATggtcttcctaaaatatggcacccagaACCAAATACAATAACTTTATATGTGGTCTAGCCTAGGCATAGTACATGGCTGTCGCTTCCCTAGTCCTGAATTCTGTGCCTCTCAGGGTTGttcaaaattgaaaatttttcaaatttttcaaaattgaataaagttttttgTGGGGATGGGAAATCTACCACATTCTTGATTCACATGGGGTTTGCAATCCACTAAGACTCTCATATCATTTGAAACAAATGGCTTTTTACCATGCCTACTCCaatctgtactttttttttttaatccttaccttccatcttggagtcaatactgtatattggctccaaggcagaagagaggtaagggctaggcaatggggggtcaagtgacttgcccagggtcacacacctaggaagtggctgagtccagatttgaacccaggacctcccatccctaggcctggctctcaatccactgagctacccagctgcccccaccaatcTGTACTTCTAAAGTTGGTTTTAGAACCCAAATGTAATAATGCTCTCTTTTTATCATGGTAATGCATGAGTATACTGATCTGTAGTTTCTTTGGAGGCTATGCACATCGATTGAAATTTGTTCATAATTGGGTAAATATATGATTGAGACTGAGCCTGCATCTCATAGAGgctaaagggacttgcccaagttcacaaagttaataaatgtcagaagTAGGAATTGGACCTCTGTTGCCTGACCCCAAGTCCAACATATTATCCTTTATACCAAACTGCCTCTCCAGGAGCTTATATCTATCccctttagatttaatcactttGGGCTTGGTCTAGTATCTAGTCTTTATAGAATGATGCCCTTAACTTTGTCATCTAACATGCTAGCAAccgcttttctttcttttttccccctaaacccttactttctgtctcagaattgatcctaaatatcagttccaaggcagaagagtagtaagggctaggtgattagggttaagtgacttgcccaggtaatactgccaggaagtgtctgagtcagattAAACCCaagcttggctctctgtccactaagccacctagctgccctccccactccctaACCCAGCAATCCATTTTAACTTTGTGCTATCTGCAAATCTAGTAAGTGTATTATCTATGCTTTATCAAAGTAATTGAAAATGAAACCAAAGAGCATAGGGCCAAGAACGAGATGCCTGAGGCATCCTTCCCAAGTTCTCATTGAATCACTATCTTTTGTATCTAGCCTTTCAACTGGTTTTGAGTTCATCTAATTACATGGTCTGTAATCTCATATCTTTCCATCTTGTCCAGAATAATAACTTGTAAGACTTGGCCAAATGCTTGTTGGAAATTTAGTCCAATTATCTACAGAATTCCCCTAATTTATCAGCCTACTCCGTCAGGAAATGGAAATTGGGTTCACCTGGCATGACCTGTGCTTGATGAAACCAGATTGGCTCTTTGtgattggtttttctttttcaaatcattTCTTTAATATGTTGGACCAAGAATCAAAGCCATGCCCACATGTTCATAGTTTATAGATTACAATCGCTGTGCttttggaaaattgggacattgagaCATTCCCAGCCCTGCCATATGTCTCCTGTTAATAGGGATCTTTAGATGGTCACTGGTAGTGGCTCCCCAAATTCATCCACCAGTTCATTCTTGTGGGACATCCATCATGGATATGAGACTAGAGACTAAGGAAGctcatccttttcttttcctttcttttttttttttaagtactaagtatcaatactaaatatcagtcccaaggcagaagagcagtaagagctaagtaattggagttaaatgacttgcctggggccacacagccaggaagtatctgagatcacatttgaacccaggatcttccatctccagacctgaagctccatccactgagccaactagttgcCTAGGTCATTATTTTCTTACTATTTCCCTATTTATCTGGGGCACTGACTCCTAACCGGCCATTTTTGTCTTGCTCTTTCTATTCCAAAGGTCATTCATCTTGGCAGAGACAGCAGAGgcaaaataaaaggcaaaatgttCTGCCTTCTTTCTGTTGCTGGTTTTCACTGTCCCAccctcccttctatctttcccttaacatatgtttttaaaagtacCAAAATATACCACTTCTGTTGTCCTTAGCTCTCTCTTTGCCAGCCAGCACTAATGACCTATAGGTTTAAGGCTTTGTTACCTACCCTAGCCTCCATCCCatatatgtcttttttatttatttatttttattttattgattagttaagaaatgttttttcatggttacatgattcatgttctttccctccccttcttcctccccctcccatagccaacatgcaattccactgggttttacatgtgacattgatcaa encodes:
- the LOC123231982 gene encoding ly-6/neurotoxin-like protein 1, which encodes MKSFSVIFLVAIIMTRPLAQALNCHVCTSTKNDCSNPLRCPELATYCKTIRTYSPTTVYKSCASVCTKDSLEEVHMNQNAKVSCCQSDLCNGAASWTPASSGLIFTGLLSIFWGLFALGL